The genomic interval AGAGAAGTTGACCTGAATGTTCAGTTGCTTGAGTAAAAGGAATCATTTCAGGGACAAATTTTCCCCCATCATTGAGGAATAAATAATTTCCATTAATTTGAGTCGCTATATAAAGGTCACCGCTCACAGAGGCTGGAAAATTTGCCTTAGCAGATATTCTTAACGTTGGGTCATTAACTACTGATCTTTCTGTTTGCAAATCAGCCACCGCGATATTTGTTATCGCACTACAGCCAATGACTATCGCCATTATTTTTAATTGTTTCATTTAGATTGCTCCTACTTTTACTTATAATTAAGTTGAATCACTTAACAATGATAAATTTTTGATTTCTCAACCATCCCATAAGTTATTTTCTTAAGTGTCTAGTTTGACTAAAGCATTTAGGATGCCAAAAAACATAAACTAACTTGAATTTTTGTTGTAATGGATATTTATAACGGTATGGTGGATTATTTCTTTATAAGTACGTTAAGAACATTTGCAGATAAACCTGCAAAAAAAGTATGAAGCTATCAAAATAAACTACAATTTTTGCAGATAAAAATATATTGGTGATATTAGACTTGTTCTTTAAGAAGAAGTTAATATATCATGTTAAAATTCCATAGGATAGCCGCTAAAAAATAAAATAAATCTTTTACACCTTCTTTTTTATTTCTAAACTTGTCAACTAGGCATCTATATCTTTTCATTCCACCGATTACATGCTCAACAATGACTCTTTCACGACTCATCTCTTTGTTTTCTTTTTTTTGATTTTCTGTTAATGTTGGGTTTGGATTATGCTTAGATTTATTTGGTTTTTTATGAGGAATATTTACCGAATTAGTTTTATATTCATTATTAAACCCCAAATAACCTAAATCAATAAATATATTAAAATTACTAAACCAATTTAATTCTGGATTAAATTCTTTTTAAACATTCCATAATCATGATTTTTACCGGAAAATTAACCCCAATATATAAAATTAAATGACCTAAAGAAGCTATAGTGGTATTTTTAATTGTATGCTGTTTTTTTTACCACTGTAAAATTCATTTTGTTCTTCATAGTCACTAGGGCGTTGTACAGCACGCTATGTAGCATCTATTATCAATGTTTGAACTCCGCCAAAAGCCTGCTGCATTTCTTCAGGGGTTGAAAAACTTGTTGCAGGTAAAACATTAAATATATCTAACGTCTTTATTAAAATTGGAAATAATTTGTATACATGAGTATGGGCGCATGATTTATTCATATTAAAAGAAAACCCTAAGTGATCGAAAGTAGAATAGCACTTCATATAATTTAATATAAATAATAATTTGTCTGCGGGTGTTTTTAATGTGCTATCTAAACCACTACCGTATTTTCTTTCTTTATTTTCATGTTTTTCTTTTTGATCTTCAATAAGGGTCTTTTCAAATAGAGATAATAGTAAAATAAAATGTTCTGTTTTTAATCCTGTTAAAGCTCTTAACTGTCTATCATCATAAATTCTTGGTAAAATTTCTTTTATTTTCATGTTATACTTTGATTTTTATTTTTTATAGAAATTTATTATAAAGCTTATTTATTATTTTTAATAATTTAATTTAAAGTTTATTTATTAGGCTGTATCAACTGATTGTGAATGTTATCAAGTATATATAAGCAATTGATTTTAATATATTTTATTTAGAAGAACAAGTCTATTAATTTCTTTTCAAGTTCAAAATAAATTGCGAGTTATGCTGGATTAACACCAAAGATCATGCAGTCAGGTACGAGCATTAATAAATCATCACTTTCTAAGATTGGCCATAAACGATTGCGTAAATCGCTTTATATGTCAGCTCTTGTAGCCATTCGACACAACCCGATATTAAAGGCTGTTTATGAGCGTTGAGTGGCTAATGGTAAGCCCAAAAAAGTAGCGATAGTCGCTGTCATGAGAAAGCTGTTGATCTTATCTTATGGCGTATTGAAGTCAGAAAAACCATTTGATATAAACTATCAAATTAAGAGCTAAGCTTTTAAAGAACGAGGCCAGGAAAAGAGGGGCTGTTTTTAATAAATAAAAGCAAATTAGCGTTGACTTTTAAGACAGTATCTGACCCCAGTTATTTTTACCCCAGTTATTTTTCTTTAGGTTTAATAAATCCATATTTTGCATGATTTTGACGCATTAAATATGCACTTAAAGGATCTCCATCTCCAAAGTGTCAACATTCAAAGCAACGATTGATCCTATTGTTGAAGAACAACCCGATCCTATTATTATAAATACAGGAATTGGAGGCGTTACTTTTGGACAAACGACTATTGAAGTTAATGGTCAAAATACGATTAATACTACGTTAGAACCTATTAGACTTGTTCTTTAAGAAGAAGTTAATATATCATGTTAAAATTCCATAGGATAGCCGCTAAAAAATAAAATAAATCTTTTACACCTTCTTTTTTATTTCTAAACTTGTCAACTAGACATCTATATCTTTTCATTCCACCGATTACATGCTCAACAATGACTCTTTCACGACTCATCTCTTTGTTTTCTTTTTTTTGTTTTTCAGTTAATGTTGGGTTTGGATTATGCTTAGATTTATTTGGTTTTTTATGAGGAATATTTACCGAATTAGTTTTATATTCATTATTAAACCCCAAATAACCTAAATCAATAAATATATTAAAATTACTAAACCAATTTAATTCTGGATTAAATTCTTTTTTAAACATTCCATAATCATGATTTTTACCTGGAAAACTAACCCCAATATATAAAATTAAATGACCTAAAGAAGCTATAGTGGTATTTTTAATTGTATGCTGTTTTTTTTACCACTGTAAAATTCATTTTGTTCTTCATAGTCACTAGGGCGTTGTACAGCACGCTCTGTAGCATCTATTATCAATGTTTGAACTCCGCCAAAAGCCTGCTGCATTTCTTCAGGGGTTGAAAAACTTGTTGCAGGTAAAACATTAGACTTGTTCTTCTAAATAAAATATATTAAAATCAATTGCTTATATATAATTGATAACATTCACAATCAGTTGATACAGCCTAATAAATAAACTTTAAATTAAATTATTAAAAATAATAAATAAGCTTTATAATAAATTTCTATAAAAAATAAAAATCAAAGTATAACATGAAAATAAAAGAAATTTTACCAAGAATTTATGATGATAGACAGTTAAGAGCTTTAACAGGATTAAAAACAGAACATTTTATTTTACTATTATCTCTATTTGAAAAGACCCTTATTGAAGATCAAAAAGAAAAACATGAAAATAAAGAAAGAAAATACGGTAGTGGTTTAGATAGCACATTAAAAACACCCGCAGACAAATTATTATTTATATTAAATTATATGAAGTGCTATTCTACTTTCGATCACTTAGGGTTTTCTTTTAATATGAATAAATCATGCGCCCATACTCATGTATACAAATTATTTCCAATTTTAATAAAGACGTTAGATATATTTAATGTTTTACCTGCAACAAGTTTTTCAACCCCTGAAGAAATGCAGCAGGCTTTTGGCGGAGTTCAAACATTGATAATAGATGCTACAGAGCGTGCTGTACAACGCCCTAGTGACTATGAAGAACAAAATGAATTTTACAGTGGTAAAAAAACAGCATACAATTAAAAATACCACTATAGCTTCTTTAGGTCATTTAATTTTATATATTGGGGTTAGTTTTCCGGTAAAAATCATGATTATGGAATGTTTAAAAAGAATTTAATCCAGAATTAAATTGGTTTAGTAATTTTAATATATTTATTGATTTAGGTTATTTGGGGTTTAATAATGAATATAAAACTAATTCGGTAAATATTCCTCATAAAAAACCAAATAAATCTAAGCATAATCCAAACCCAACATTAACAGAAAATAAAAAAAAAGAAAACAAAGATATGAGTCGTGAAAGAGTCATTGTTGAGCATGTAATCGGTGGAATGAAAAGATATAGATGCCTAGTTGACAAGTTTAGAAATAAAAAAGAAGGTGTAAAAGATTTATTTTCTTTTTTAGCGGCTATCCTATGGAATTTTAACATGATATATTAACTTCTTCTTAAAGAACAAGTCTATTAAATATATCTAACGTCTTTATTAAAATTGGAAATAATTTGTATACATGAGTATGAGCGCATGATTTATTCATATTAAAAGAAAACCCTAAGTGATCGAAAGTAGAATAGCACTTCATATAATTTAATATAAATAATAATTTGTCTGCGGGTGTTTTTAATGTGCTATCTAAACCACTACCGTATTTTCTTTCTTTATTTTCATGTTTTTCTTTTTGATCTTCAATAAGGGTCTTTTCAAATAGAGATAATAGTAAAATAAAATGTTCTGTTTTTAATCCTGTTAAAGCTCTTAACTGTCTATCATCATAAATTCTTGGTAAAATTTCTTTTATTTTCATGTTATACTTTGATTTTTATTTTTTATAGAAATTTATTATAAAGCTTATTTATTATTTTTAATAATTTAATTTAAAGTTTATTTATTAGGCTGTATCAACTGATTGTGAGTGTTATCAAGTATATATAAGCAATTGATTTTAATATATTTTATTTAGAAGAACAAGTCTATTGATAGTTTAGGTGACTTATCGACCAGCCCAACGCATGTCACTATTCCTTTAGGTAACGTTGAGGGTGGTTCAGGTATTAATATAGAAATTCCATTAGGCATTGGTTTTGATGCAACTGGAAGTGGAGAGTCACAAAATATTCCCGACGTTAGCAGTAGCATTGAAGAATATATTCAAGGACTATTTTCATCAAATTCAGATTATTATACAAGTACCACTTCCGATTTTTTTGGTTTATTTTCAGAAGGAGAGCAAACATTCTTTCAACAGAATATCGTTTTAGCGAGTAATAATGACGAACCCAGCGACACGTCTATTGTTTTTGATGGCTCTCATCAACTTAACTTAGGTAGTAATTCTATTATTAATGCGTTAACGATTGACGCTAAAACCCTTCCTTTCAATACGACCTTAGAATTAAAAAATATTGATTTTGCTGTGATTGAAGGAGGTGTTAATGTCACTGCTGATGACCTAAAAAACACCTTAATTATTGCCGACAGTGAAAAAGAACAAACAGTTTTAACAAAAGGCGGTGAAGATTTAATTACCATTGGGAAAGGAAAACATAAATTACATGGGGGGCAAATAAAGATGCAGTTAAATTTGAAGGCAAAGAAAGTGATTATAAAATTACCTATGAAGCTTCAAAAATAATTTTGACCTCTATTGAAAACCCAGATGATATTGTGACCTTAATTAATAATAGACTTGTTCTTTAAGAAGAAGTTAATATATCATGTTAAAATTCCATAGGATAGCCGCTAAAAAAGAAAATAAATCTTTTACACCTTCTTTTTTATTTCTAAACTTGTCAACTAGGCATCTATATCTTTTCATTCCACCGATTACATGCTCAACAATGACTCTTTCACGACTCATCTCTTTGTTTTCTTTTTTTTGATTTTCAGTTAATGTTGGGTTTGGATTATGCTTAGATTTATTTGGTTTTTTATGAGGAATATTTACCGAATTAGTTTTATATTCATTATTAAACCCCAAATAACCTAAATCAATAAATATATTAAAATTACTAAACCAATTTAATTCTGGATTAAATTCTTTTTAAACATTCCATAATCATGATTTTTACCGGAAAACTAACCCCAATATATAAAATTAAATGACCTAAAGAAGCTATAGTGGTATTTTTAATTGTATGCTGTTTTTTTACCACTGTAAAATTAATTTTGTTCTTCATAGTCACTAGGGCGTTGTACAGCAAGCTCTGTAGCATCTATTATCAATGTTTGAACTCCGCCAAAAGCCTGCTGCATTTCTTCAGGGGTTGAAAAACTTGTTGCAGGTAAAACATTAAATATATCTAACGTCTTTATTAAAATTGGAAATAATTTGTATACATGAGTATGGGCGCATGATTTATTCATATTAAAAGAAAACCCTAAGTGATCGAAAGTAGAATAACACTTCATATAATTTAATATAAATAATAATTTGTCTGCGGGTGTTTTTAATGTGCTATCTAAACCACTACCGTATTTTCTTTCTTTATTTTCATGTTTTTCTTTTTGATCTTCAATAAGGGTCTTTTCAAATAGAGATAATAGTAAAATAAAATGTTCTGTTTTTAATCCTGTTAAAGCTCTTAACTGTCTATCATCATAAATTCTTGGTAAAATTTCTTTTATTTTCATGTTATACTTTGATTTTTATTTTTTATAGAAATTTATTATAAAGCTTATTTATTATTTTTAATAATTTAATTTAAAGTTTATTTATTAGGCTGTATCAACTGATTGTGAGTGTTATCAAGTATATATAAGCAATTGATTTTAATATATTTTATTTAGAAGAACAAGTCTATTGAAAGTTTAGAGTTTTCGGATAAAACCGTGACGGTTAAACCAGATGAAAATTTAAAACTTGATGCGGTGATAGGAACTTATGTACAAATTTTTGGACGGCAACCGCATGTTAAGGAAATAGATCAGTGGTCAAAAGCGGTTGAAGATAGCGACCTCTCCTTAGGCAAGATGGCCTTGTTACTTTTAGGCTCAGGTGAACAAGAAGAAAAAATGGGTTTTAATATTAATAATGCCGATATACCTACCCAGATTAAACAATTATATTTAGGTGTTTTGGGGCGCGAAGCGGATGCCGAAGGTGAAAAATTTTGGGGCGGCCATTTAAAAAATAAAACGACAACTCTTGAAAACATAGCCAGCGCCATTGTCAATTCGCCTGAAATGGAAACTCACTACAAACCAGTATCTGAATGGGATTTTGCAATCGATTAAGAGAGGAACTTTTTAAGGCGTTGCTGGGTCAAAGAATTTGGAAAAAAATATAAATAGAGCTTGATTTTAATCACATTTATCCGAATTTTAATTAGCACTCTCTTTGAGGGAGTGCTAAACTTACTCCAACTTTATAATTAAGAGGCGTATCATAATGAGTCAGGGTTTAGCTTTACCTACCAATTTGTCAGTGGGTACATTCGATAGTTACTTAAATGTCGTTGGGCAAATGCCCAAATTAACGCCCGAACAAGAATATGAACTTGCCGTGCGTTATCGCGATGAAGGTGATTTAGAAGCCGCTCGACATTTAGTGATGTCCAACTTACGTTTTGTAGCCCATGTTGCACGCGGTTATAATGGCTACGGCTTACCGTTACCTGATATTATTCAAGAGGGCAATATTGGCTTAATGAAAGCGGTCAAACGTTTCGATCCCGAAGTCGGTGTGCGCCTCGTTTCATTTGCTGTGCATTGGATTCGCGCAGAAATTCATGAATATGTCATTAAAAATTGGCGTGTTGTTAAAATTGCAACAACAAAAGCCCAACGTAAATTATTTTTTAATTTGCGTAAATCTAAAAAAGGCTTAGGCTGGTTATCTAAAGCCGATGCAGAAGCGATTGCTGAAAATTTAAATGTTGACCTAAAAGTTGTCTATGAAATGGAAAAACGCATAGATGGCCGTGATTTAGGCTTTGATTTACCCGTAGATAATACAGGGTCCGAAGAAACCTATAATGCCCCTTCAAGTTATTTAATGGAAGCTGAATCAGATCCAGCCTTATTACTCGAAAAATCCGACTGGAAAGGGTATAAAGAAAATTTATTAAGTGACGCGTTATCTAAGCTTGATGAGCGCAGTTTAGATATTCTTTCAAGTCGTTGGTTATCGGATAAAAAAGCCACCTTACATGAATTAGCGGCACGTTATAATGTTTCAGCGGAACGAATCAGGCAACTTGAAAAAAATGCCATGAAAAAAATTAAAGCCTCGGTTGTTTTGGAAGCTTAAACGTCCTTAAAATAATAGAATGAAAAGCCAACCTTAGGTTGGCTTTTTTTAGCTACCAACTTAAGACAGGACACGTTGAGGTTAAGCCTCGCTCCCTAGCGTCCCGTCTTAAGTGGGTAGCCGATTTTTTTATTTTTGACCTTTTACATGGACTAAAATTGACCCTATAATTTTAGCCCACAGCCCCTCCCCCTATTATTTCCTGTTTACTGGCTAAAAAATTCATTTAAAAATCTCTGTACACAACAAAAGGCGCGTGACGCTTTGCTTATGCACCCACTTTTTATAAAGTGTAAAATGAGTTACATTATTAAACAAAATGAGAAAATATATGAAATTATGTGATTTTGAATCCGGTTTAAATCAACCTTTATTTTTAATTGCAGGCCCTTGCGTGATCGAAAGCGAACAACTTGCTTTAGATACAGCGGGCTATTTAAAAGAACTCACGACAGAATTAAACATCCCCTTTATTTATAAATCCTCATTTGATAAAGCCAATCGTTCCTCCCATAAAAGTTTTCGGGGCTTAGGGGTTGAAGAGGGCTTGCGTATTTTAGAAAAGGTCAAACAAACGATTGGCGTTCCTGTCTTAACTGATGTTCATGAAGATACGCCATTGGCCGAAGTCGCCAGTGTGGTTGATGTTATGCAAACCCCTGCCTTTTTATGTCGGCAAACAAACTTTATTCAAGAAGTGGCAAAACAAGGGATTCCTGTTAACATTAAAAAAGGACAGTTTCTAGCCCCATGGGATATGAAGCATGTCGTTGATAAAGCAAAAGCGACAGGTAATGAGCAAATCATGGTCTGTGAGCGGGGAGTCTCATTTGGCTACAATAACTTAGTCTCAGATATGCGCTCTTTAGCCGTTATGCGTGAAAGTCATTGTCCCGTTGTTTTTGATGGGACGCACTCCGTTCAATTACCGGGCGGACAAGGAACGGTTTCAGGGGGACAACGCGAATTTGTTCCTGTCCTTGTAAGAGCGGCGGTTGCGGCTGGGGTTGCTGGATTGTTTTTAGAAACTCATCCTAATCCAGACAAAGCATTAAGTGATGGGCCTAATTCGTGGCCATTACATCGAATGAAGGAATTACTAGAAACCTTAATGATTATTGATAATGCGGTTAAAGCGGCAGGGTTTATTGAAAATAGCTTATAAATTTAAAAGAGCCGTTTTAAAGCGGCTCTTTTTTTAAATAATTAACTATTCAATTTTTCGTGTTTCAATCGCTGTATTATTTAAATTATCACGCCAACTGATACTAATACGATCCCCTGCGATTCCACCTTTCAGCATAAAAGAAAAATAAGGGTTTTTAGAAACACCCGCTCCCAATTGACTTTGAACCACGACTTGTCCATTATGCTTAACCGTTAGTTCCTGAATATAGTGCATAGGAATCCGTAAGCCAGTCACGTCATCAATATTACGCCCATGTTCCATAGGATGAGAAATAAGGGTTCTAATTTGCGTTTTTCCATCAATCCGTTTAGTCCGAATTTTAATCGTTGACATTTTATCCTCCACACCCGCCAATGGTTACTTTCACTTTTTTTTGTGTTCGGTATAACGTTGATTGAGCCTTAATAATCACAATAACATTCGACGTTTTTGCCATTTTTACACGGGCTGAAACTAACGCCTCCATAGTCGGTGATAAATTAAAAAGGGCCACTAAGGGAATTGGGTTTTTTTCTACAAAAATATACACTTGCTCAACATTTTCTAATGAACTCGTCACCGTTAAGGGAACGACCGCCCCATTTTCAGCAATGGTTGGAATTTTTAAATTAATTTTATCACTCAGTGAAATATCATTCGTTTTAAAGGATTCCACTAAACTCGCTTCAACAGAACGACTAGCAAATAAATTGTTTAACCATTCTGCTCGTGCTGTTTTCGAGATAAATAACCCGATACTCGGTACAAGAAAAAAAAAACGTCGCGTAATAGACATGGTGTAATAACCTAAAAATTAAATTTAAAAACACATTATGATTGTTTAACCGCTTTATTTTACAACGCATTCTTTTTGACGGTAGTAAAATTACAAGCTTTAAATCAAGAGCGCGACCAAGATCACAACGGCGATGAGTATAAAACAATTACAGATTACGTTTAAAGGCTTGGTTCAAGGGGTGGGTTTTCGTCCTTTTATTTATCGTTTAGCAACCGATTATCAACAAAAAGGATGGGTGGCGAATAGTAGCGAAGGCGTAACTCTTGTTATTGAAGGCGATTCAATACAACAGAACGATTTTTTAACGGCGTTACCGAATCAGCTTCCCCCTTTTGCAACCCTAGAAAACGTATCTATTCAATCCCAAGCTCGAACTTATTTTAAGACCTTTGAAATCAGGTTAAGTGCGATCACACAACAAAAATCAGCGTTTGTTCTTCCTGATATCAGTCCTTGCCAAGCCTGTCGTGTTGATCTATTAAACCCACACAGTCGTTTTTATCGTTATCCGTTTACGAGTTGTTGTTATTGTGGCCCTCGATACAGCATTATGAAAC from Methylococcales bacterium carries:
- a CDS encoding transposase family protein, coding for MGFNNEYKTNSVNIPHKKPNKSKHNPNPTLTENQKKENKEMSRERVIVEHVIGGMKRYRCLVDKFRNKKEGVKDLFYFLAAILWNFNMIY
- a CDS encoding transposase family protein; the encoded protein is MKIKEILPRIYDDRQLRALTGLKTEHFILLLSLFEKTLIEDQKEKHENKERKYGSGLDSTLKTPADKLLFILNYMKCYSTFDHLGFSFNMNKSCAHTHVYKLFPILIKTLDIFNVLPATSFSTPEEMQQAFGGVQTLIIDAT
- a CDS encoding transposase family protein — its product is MGVSFPGKNHDYGMFKKEFNPELNWFSNFNIFIDLGYLGFNNEYKTNSVNIPHKKPNKSKHNPNPTLTEKQKKENKEMSRERVIVEHVIGGMKRYRCLVDKFRNKKEGVKDLFYFLAAILWNFNMIY
- a CDS encoding transposase family protein produces the protein MKIKEILPRIYDDRQLRALTGLKTEHFILLLSLFEKTLIEDQKEKHENKERKYGSGLDSTLKTPADKLLFILNYMKCYSTFDHLGFSFNMNKSCAHTHVYKLFPILIKTLDIFNVLPATSFSTPEEMQQAFGGVQTLIIDATERAVQRPSDYEEQNEFYSGKKTAYN
- a CDS encoding transposase family protein, with the protein product MGFNNEYKTNSVNIPHKKPNKSKHNPNPTLTENKKKENKDMSRERVIVEHVIGGMKRYRCLVDKFRNKKEGVKDLFSFLAAILWNFNMIY
- a CDS encoding transposase family protein, which encodes MKIKEILPRIYDDRQLRALTGLKTEHFILLLSLFEKTLIEDQKEKHENKERKYGSGLDSTLKTPADKLLFILNYMKCYSTFDHLGFSFNMNKSCAHTHVYKLFPILIKTLDIFNRLVL
- a CDS encoding transposase family protein yields the protein MGFNNEYKTNSVNIPHKKPNKSKHNPNPTLTENQKKENKEMSRERVIVEHVIGGMKRYRCLVDKFRNKKEGVKDLFSFLAAILWNFNMIY
- a CDS encoding transposase family protein, with product MKIKEILPRIYDDRQLRALTGLKTEHFILLLSLFEKTLIEDQKEKHENKERKYGSGLDSTLKTPADKLLFILNYMKCYSTFDHLGFSFNMNKSCAHTHVYKLFPILIKTLDIFNVLPATSFSTPEEMQQAFGGVQTLIIDATELAVQRPSDYEEQN
- a CDS encoding DUF4214 domain-containing protein is translated as MTVKPDENLKLDAVIGTYVQIFGRQPHVKEIDQWSKAVEDSDLSLGKMALLLLGSGEQEEKMGFNINNADIPTQIKQLYLGVLGREADAEGEKFWGGHLKNKTTTLENIASAIVNSPEMETHYKPVSEWDFAID
- the rpoH gene encoding RNA polymerase sigma factor RpoH, with the translated sequence MSQGLALPTNLSVGTFDSYLNVVGQMPKLTPEQEYELAVRYRDEGDLEAARHLVMSNLRFVAHVARGYNGYGLPLPDIIQEGNIGLMKAVKRFDPEVGVRLVSFAVHWIRAEIHEYVIKNWRVVKIATTKAQRKLFFNLRKSKKGLGWLSKADAEAIAENLNVDLKVVYEMEKRIDGRDLGFDLPVDNTGSEETYNAPSSYLMEAESDPALLLEKSDWKGYKENLLSDALSKLDERSLDILSSRWLSDKKATLHELAARYNVSAERIRQLEKNAMKKIKASVVLEA
- the kdsA gene encoding 3-deoxy-8-phosphooctulonate synthase gives rise to the protein MKLCDFESGLNQPLFLIAGPCVIESEQLALDTAGYLKELTTELNIPFIYKSSFDKANRSSHKSFRGLGVEEGLRILEKVKQTIGVPVLTDVHEDTPLAEVASVVDVMQTPAFLCRQTNFIQEVAKQGIPVNIKKGQFLAPWDMKHVVDKAKATGNEQIMVCERGVSFGYNNLVSDMRSLAVMRESHCPVVFDGTHSVQLPGGQGTVSGGQREFVPVLVRAAVAAGVAGLFLETHPNPDKALSDGPNSWPLHRMKELLETLMIIDNAVKAAGFIENSL
- the soxZ gene encoding thiosulfate oxidation carrier complex protein SoxZ encodes the protein MSTIKIRTKRIDGKTQIRTLISHPMEHGRNIDDVTGLRIPMHYIQELTVKHNGQVVVQSQLGAGVSKNPYFSFMLKGGIAGDRISISWRDNLNNTAIETRKIE
- the soxY gene encoding thiosulfate oxidation carrier protein SoxY, giving the protein MSITRRFFFLVPSIGLFISKTARAEWLNNLFASRSVEASLVESFKTNDISLSDKINLKIPTIAENGAVVPLTVTSSLENVEQVYIFVEKNPIPLVALFNLSPTMEALVSARVKMAKTSNVIVIIKAQSTLYRTQKKVKVTIGGCGG